From the genome of Nitrospirae bacterium YQR-1, one region includes:
- a CDS encoding helix-turn-helix domain-containing protein codes for MERIQTMKEIASILNISIATVYRLINKGLITPVRISRKNLFKPSDIRALIDTGRGL; via the coding sequence ATGGAAAGGATACAAACAATGAAAGAGATAGCTTCAATTCTCAACATATCTATAGCTACCGTGTACCGTTTGATAAATAAGGGCTTGATTACTCCGGTGAGGATAAGCCGGAAAAATCTCTTTAAGCCTTCTGATATAAGAGCGCTTATTGATACCGGCAGAGGGTTGTAA